CCATCGCCTGATCGCGCAGTCCGGGCGGAACGATGGCGACGCCTTCAGACGAGAGAACTTCCAGGAGCGTCTCGCTCACCGAGTCGCCGATCCAGTCCAGGCTGCTGTTGCCGGTGAGATTCGACAGCGGCAGAACCAGAAGGGCGTCGGAGGCGGCCGCCGGAAGGGACAGCCCCGCGGCGCAGGCCAGCGCCAGGACAGACAGCAGCGGGAACCGGAGCATCATCAGACCGGAAAAGAGACGAAAAGGGCGGGATGCCCGCTGCCGAGCAGCCCGCCCGGGAAACACGGAAGAAAGGAAGGGCCGTTAATTGCCGGATTCTTCCTCTTCGCGCCCTTCGCGCATGGCTTTCAGGCGCTCTTCGCGGCGGCGGGCCCTCTCCTCGGCGCGCTTGATGAGCTGCGCGCCGGTGAGCTGGAGGATGGCCAGCTCGGCGCCGTCGCCCTTGCGCCAGCCGACACGGATGATCTGGGAGTAACCGCCCGGACGCTGGGCGAAGCGCGGGGCGATCTTGTCGAACAGCTTCTTGACGGAAGACGGCGTCAGCAGGAAGCGCGCCGCCTGGCGGCGGGCATGCAGGGTGTCCTGTTTGCCGAGGGTGATCATTTTGTCGAGGAGCGGCTTGGCGGCCTTCGCCTTCGGGACGGTGGTGATGATGCGCTCGCCTTCGCTCTCGATGACGCTGGTGACGAGATTCCGCAGCAATGCGCGGCGCGCGCTCATGTCGCGCTTCAGTTTGAAACCTGCTCGTTTGTGCCTCATATCGTTCGTTACCCTTGGAACCGCCCCGCGCCGGCGGGGCCTGTGGTGGTTATTCGCTCAACTCCTGGGGTTCTGCGCCGCCGGGAATGACGGGGTTGCCGGAGGGATCGAGCAGACGGCCCTGGCTGTCGATGCGCATGCCGAAGGAGAGCCCGAGCCCTGCCAGAATCTCCTTGATCTCGTTCAGCGACTTCCGGCCGAAGTTCTTGGTGCGGAGCATTTCGGCCTCGGTCTTCTGAATGAGGTCCTGAATGGTCTGGATATTGGCGTTCTTCAGGCAATTGTAAGAGCGGACGCTCAGCTCCAGCTCTTCGACGGAGCGGTTGAGAATGTCGTAGATGGCGCCAACGGGCCGCTCGACGGTCTCTTCGACGGTTTCCGGAGTCTCCTCGAAGTTGATGAAGATGGCCATGTGGTCCTTGAGGAGCTTGGCGGCCATGCCGATGGCGTCCTGAGGGCTGACGGCGCCGTTGGTCCAGACTTCGAGAATGAGCTTGTCGAAATCGGTCATCTGGCCGAGGCGGGCGGCCTCGACGCTGTAGCGGACCTTGCGCACGGGGGAGTGGACGCTGTCGATGGGGATGTAGCGCAGCGGCAGGTCTTCATCGAAATTGCGGTCGCGGGAGACGTAGCCCCGGCCCTTCTTCAGGCGCATTTCAATCTGGAGCGAGCCGCCCGCCGAAACGGTGGCGATGTGAACGTTGCGGTCGAGAACCTCGACGTCCGGCCCGGTTTCGATCATGGCTGAAGTGACTTCGCCGGGCTGGTCCGTGCGGAGAGTGAGGGTCTTCACGCCGTCGTCCATCATCTTGAACGGAATCTGCTTCAGGTTCAGGATGATGTCGGTGGCGTCCTCGACCACGCCAGGGATCGGGCTGAACTCGTGCTCGACGCCCTCGATGCGCACGGCGGTGATCGCCGCGCCCTCGATCGAGCTGAGCAGGATGCGCCGCAGCGCATTGCCGATGGTGGTCCCGAAACCGCGCTCGTAGGGCTGGGCGGTGAACATTCCGTACCGATCGGTCAGCGTCTCGGTGTTGGCGACCAGCCGCTTGGGTTTCTGGAATCCTTTGAACATCTGTGCGCTCCTCTTACTTCGAGTACAGTTCGACGATCATCTGCTCTTCGAGCTTGATCTGGACCAGATCCTCGCGCGCCGGCTGGGTGAGAATCCTGGCCTTGAAATTGTCGCGGTCGACTTCGATCCAGTTCGGAGAGGGCAGATGAGCGGTGGCCTCGAGCGAGCCGAGGATGGCCGGGCTCTTGCGGCTCTTTTCACGGACCTCGATGACGTCGCCGGGACGGAGCAGGTAGGAGGGGATGTTGACCTTCCTGCCGTTGACGGCGATGTGGCCGTGGCGGACGAGCTGGCGCGCCATGGCGCGCGAGGCGCCGAAGCCCGCGCGGTAGACGGCGTTGTCCAGGCGCCGCTCGAGCAGATTGAGCAGCGTGTCGCCGGTGACGCCCTTCATGCGCGTGGCTTTCTCGAACAGGTTGCGGAACTGGACTTCGTTCAGCCCGTAGTAGCGCTTCGCCTTCTGTTTCTCGCGGAGCTGCAGACCGTAGCCGATGATCTTGGGACGGCGGGCTTTGCCATGCTGTCCGGGGGGGAAATTGCGTTTCTCAATGGCGCACTTTTCCGTGTGGCACCGGGCGCCCTTGAGGAAAAGCTTCATGCCTTCGCGTCTGCACAGGCGGCAGACCGGACCAGTGTAACGAGCCAATGGACCTCCTTTGTTCCTGTTGAACCGAGGTGCAGTTTACGGCAGCCTCAGGGGCTGCTTTCGTCCTGCTTTCCCTGCATTGCAACCGGCTGTAGAGCAGCCGGCGGAAACCCGACCTCCGGACGCGCTTCGCGAAGCCGCCCGGAAAAAACCCTTGCCAGACCGGGCGTCAGACGCGCCGCCGCTTCGGCGGACGGCAGCCATTGTGCGGGATGGGCGTGACGTCCCGGATGGCCTTCACTTCGATGCCGGCGGTGGCCAGCGCGCGGATGGCCGATTCGCGGCCGGAACCCGGCCCCGCGACACGGACTTCCACCTGGCGCATGCCGGCTTCCTTGGCGCGGTTGGCCGCCGTAATGGAAGCCTGCTGGGCGGCGAACGGCGTGCCCTTGCGCGAGCCGCGGAAGCCGAGCGAGCCGGCGCTGGACCAGGCCACGGTGTTGCCGGCCGGATCTGTAAAGGTGACGATCGTGTTGTTGAACGTGGCCTGGATGTGGCAGATGCCCACCGGCACGTTCTTCTTTTCTTTCTTCTTGAACGACTTCTTCTTGCCCGCCTTGGGTTGCTGCTTGGCCATGGGTGTGGACTATGCTCCCTCGTGCGTGTTACTTGCCAGCCTTCTTCTTGTTGGCGACGGTGCCGCGGCGCGGCCCCTTGCGGGTGCGCGCATTGGTGTGCGTGCGCTGGCCGCGGACCGGCAGCCCGCGGCGGTGGCGCAGGCCGCGGTAGGCGCCCATTTCGATGAGCCGCTTGATGCTCATCGACACTTCCTTGCGCAGGTCGCCCTCGACGGCGCCTTCCTCTTCGATAATCTGGCGGAGCCGCGAGACCTCTTCCTCGGTCAGATCCGCGATCTTCTTGTTGAAGTCGATGCCTGCCCGGTAGAGAATCGACTGCGCGCGGGCGCGCCCGATTCCGTAGATATAGGTCAAACCGATCTCAGCCCTTTTCCGGGCCGGAAGATCCACGCCTGCAATGCGAGCCATACGTCCTGCCTCCTGCTAACCCTGCCTCTGCTTATGCTTGGGGTTCTTGCAGATCACGCGCACCACGCCGTGGCGGTGGATGACCTTGCACTTGTCACAGATTTTTTTCACCGATGCCCGGACTTTCATGACAATCCTCGATAAGCCAACCTGTCTCGGCCGCGCCGCTCAGCGGCGGGGCAATACCTTCACCACACGGCCCCGGCCGGGATCCGACGCGGTCAACTCCACTTCCACGCGATCCCTCAACCTCAGCCTTTCGAATCCTCGTTTCACCGCGGGGGCCAGGTGGGCCACCACGACGCGGCGGTCATCCAGCTCCACTTTGTACGTCAGAGCCGGCAGGATTTCAACAACCTCTCCGGCGGCGGTTCCTGCAGGCCGCGCGCCGCTGCAATCCTCGATCACGGCCTCGTCAGCACCCATGGGCCGTTGGACGTCACCGCGACCGTATGTTCGAAATGGGCGGCGAAGCTGCCGTCGCAGGTGACGGCCGTCCAGCGGTCCGGCAGGACTTTCGTCTCCGGACGCCCGGCGTTCACCATCGGCTCGATCGCCAGAACCATTCCTTCCTTCAGGCGCGGATTCTCGTTGCGCCGGTCCACATAATTGGGCACCTGCGGCTCTTCATGGAGCGAGGCCCCGATGCCGTGGCCGACAAACTCGCGCACAATCGAAAAACCGTTTTGCGTGACATGCCTCTCGATGGCGCCGCAGACGTCGAACAGGCGGTTGCCTGCCTTCATCTGGCCGATCGCCAGCTCCAGGCTCTCCTCGGTGACGTCGAGCAGGCGCTGCACCTCGGCGCTGATCCTGCCCACGGGAACCGTGATGGCCGAGTCACCGTAATAGCCGTCGATGGAGACGCCGGTGTCGATGGAGACGATGTCGCCTTCCTTCAACACGCGCTTCGCCGACGGCATGCCGTGAACCACTTCCTCGTTGACCGACGTGCACAGAACGAACGGATACCGCCCGCCTGCCGCCGGCACGTAATACCCCTTGAACGCCGGCTTCGCTCCGGCGTCCCTGATCATCCGCTCCGCCTCGTTTTCCAGATCGAGCGTCGTCACGCCGGGCTCGACCATCTGCTTCAGCCGCTGGAGGATCTCGTAGACGAGCAGACCCGCCTTGCGCATCTTTTCCAGTTCAGCCGGGCTCTTGCGGATGATCATTGGAGTTTCAGCAAACTCCGGATTCTGTCAAAGATCTCTTCGGGACTGCCCGTGCTGCCGTCAACTTCGAACAGCTCCGAGCGGCGCTCCCGGTAATAATCGAGCAGGGGGCGGGTCTGACGCTCGTAAGCCTCCAGGCGCTCGCGGATCACCGATTCCCTGTCGTCGTCGCGGATCACAAGGCGCGCCCCGTCCAGGTCGCATACCTCAGGCTGGCGGGGAGGGTTCGATGTCAGGCTGTACAGAGTCCCGCACACCGGGCAGACTCTTCGGCCCGCAATCCGCGCGATAACTTTAGTGTAATCCACTTTCAAGTGAATCACCAAATGCCGATAGCCGCGCTCGGCCAGCAGCGTGTCCAGGACGGCCGCCTGCGGCAAGGTTCTGGGGTATCCGTCAAGGATGAATCCCCGGAGACAGTCCGCCTGGGCGATGCGGTCGGCCACCAGCTGATTGACAGCGTCGTCGGGCACGAGCCGGCCGGCCTGCATCAGATCCTTCACCCTCAGCCCGAGCTCGTCGCCCGAAGCGATGCGTTCGCGCAGCATATCGCCGGTGGAGATATGAGGGAAGCCCGTGGCTGCCTTCAGCAACCTCGCCTGCGTGCCCTTGCCCGAACCGGGCGGACCGAACAGGATGACCGCCGTGGGCCTCTGCTGGGAGAGATCTTCTGAATCCAACTCTTGTATCGTTTCTTCCATCTGGGCCACCGGCGGCTCACTCCGCCAGGGCGGCGCGACCGCGGTCCTCGAACCGGGAGGACCAGCCTCCTGCATTCACAAACTCAGAACGAACTCCGCCGGCCGCGGATCCTGCCCGCGCGCGGCGTGAAACCGTCGTAGTGGCGCATGATGAGCTGCGCCTCCACCTGATTCACCGTATCCATGGCCACGCCCACCACGATGAGCAGCGACGTGCCGCCGAAATAGAAGGTCACGCCCAGGCCGTCGAGCAGCCAGCGGGGGAAATGGGCGTCGATCCAGTTGCCGAGAGCGGCCGGAGGCAGGTGCTGCAGCTTCAGGCCGCCGATCATGATCTCGGGGATCAGGGCCAGCAGCGCCAGATACAGGCCGCCGACCACGGTGATCCGGGTCAGAATCCTGTTGATATACTCCGCCGTGTTGCGGCCGGGACGGATGCCCGGAATGAACCCGCCATACTTGCGCATGTTGTCGGCGGCTTCATTGGGATTGAAGATGATGCTGACGTAGAAGAACGAGAAGAAGATGATCAGCGCGACGAAGAGCACCACGTACAGCGGCTCTCCGCTGCGGATGGAGCTGAAGAAGCCCGACAGCCACTTGTTGTTGGCGATGAACGGAATGCCCTGCAGCGTAAGGGGGAACGCCAGCAGGGACGAGGCGAAGATGATGGGGATGACGCCGCCCGCATTCACCTTCAGAGGCATGTGCGTGGACTGCCCGCCCATCATGCGCCGCCCCACCACGCGCTTGGCGTACTGCACCGGGATGCGGCGTTCGCCGCGCTCGACGAGCACGATGAACGCCACCACGAATACCATGATGGCGAGGATGATGATCAGCTGGAGCGGGTTCCAGACGTTGGTGACGAACGTGTTCTGGTAAATGTTGGCGATGGCCCCGGGCAGGCCGGCGACGATGCCGGCGAAGATGATGAGCGACATCCCGTTGCCGATGCCGCGCTCGGTGATCTGCTCGCCCAGCCACATGATGAAGGCGGTGCCCGTGGTGAGCGTCAGCATCGTCATGGCGATGAAGCCGAAGCCCGGGTTGAGGACGAAGTCGCCCTGGCGCTGCAGAGCCGTGGCGATGAACAGGGACTGCATCATCGACAGCCCGACGGTAAGGTAGCGCGTCCACTGCGTGATCTTGCGGCGTCCGAGTTCGCCCTCCTTCTGCAGCTTGGCCAGAGTGGGAACCACGACAGTGAGAAGCTGGAGCACGATCGACGCCGTGATGTAAGGCATGATGCCGAGGGCGAAGATCGTCAGGCGCCGGAACTGGCCGCCCGAAAAGAGATCCAGAAATCCGAACAGCGTTCCCTGGTTGCGGCGGAAGAACTCCTCGAACCGGATGGCGTCCACGCCGGGGATGGGGATGGCGGCGCCAAGACGGTAGACGGCCAGAAGTCCCAGGGTGAACAGCACCCTCTGGCGCAGGTCCGGAATCCGGAACACATTGGCCAAAGCTTCAAAGAATTTCTGCATGGCTCAATCGTTTCTCCTCCGCACGCGGCACAGGCCGGGCGGGAGCGCTACTTCTTCTTCTCTTCCTTGGGCCTGGGCCCGCGCGGCTTGATGCCGAGAGCGGTGGCCGCGCCGCCGGCGGCCTGGATCTTCTGCAGAGCCGTCTCCGAGAACAGGTGAGCCGTCACGGAAATCCTGCGCGTCAGCTCGCCGTTGCCGAGCACCTTCAGCCCGTCGCCCAGCTTCTTGATGACGCCTGCGGCCATGAGCGATTCCGGCGTGAACGTGTCGCCTTCCAGCTTCTCGAGCTGTCCGACGTTGATCACCGCGAAGTGCTTCTTGAACGGCTCGTTGGAAAAGCCGCGCTTGGGCAGGCGGCGGTGCAGGGGCATCTGGCCGCCCTCGAAGCCGCGCATGTGGCCGTAGCCGCTGATCGACTTCTGGCCCTTGGCGCCGCGGCCGGAGTACTTGCCCCGGCCGGAGCCCATGCCGCGGCCGACCCGGCGCTGCTGCTTGACTTGACCCTTGGGAGGCTTCAGGCTGCTGAGATCCATTACTGCTTCCTTTCCGCCGCGTCGCCGCTGACGATCTCCAGCAGATGGGGCGCCTTGGCCACCATGCCGCGGAAGCCGGGCGTATCGGGCTTCTCAACGATCTGGTTCAGCTTGCGCAGTCCGAGCGCGCGCACGATTTTCTTGTGGTCGGGGTGGGCGCCGATGGGGCTGCCCTTCAGCCGGATTTTCACGGTCGCCTCTGCCATGCTACAGATTCTCCGGTTGGATGCCGCGCAGGGCGGCCACCTCCGCCTTGCTGCGGAGCTGGTCGAGCGCGTTGATGGTCGCCTTCACGACGTTGTGGGGGTTGGTCGTGCCGAGCGACTTGGTGAGCACGTTGCGGATGCCGGCGGCTTCGATCACGGCGCGCACGGGACCGCCGGCGATGACGCCGGTGCCGTCGGGCGCCGGTTTCAGCAGCACGGCGCCGGAACCGAAGCGGCCCAGGGCGAGGTGCGGAATCGAATTGCCGAGCGTGTTCACCTGCCGCAGGTTCTTCTTGGCGGCCTCGATGGCCTTCTTGATGGCGGCAGGCACTTCGCGCGCCTTGCCTTTGCCGTAGCCGACGACTTTCTGGTCGGCGTCGCCGACCACGACGAGCGCCGAAAAGCTGAGGTTCTTGCCGCCCTTGACCACCTTGGTGACGCGGTTGATGCTGACAACCTGCTCTTTCAGATTGAGCGTTTTCGGGTCGATGCGTTTGGCGCGATTCGCTGTCATGTCAGAACTCCAGGCCCGCTTCGCGGGCGGCGTCGGCCAGGGCCTTGATGCGGCCGTGATAGAGATAGCCGCCGCGGTCGAAGACGACGCGGGTGATGCCTTTCTCGCGGGCGCGCTCGGCCACCAGGCGGCCGACCTCGCGGGCGCCGGCGATGTTGCCGCCGCTCGCGGGCGCGCCCTTCTCGTTGCTCGAGGCCGAAACGAGGGTGCGGCCGGCGCGGTCGTCGATGATCTGCGCGTAGATGTGCTTGAGGCTGCGGAACACGGCCAGCCGGGGCCGCTCCGGCGTGCCCTTCACCTTCCGCCGGATGCGCACATGGATCCGCCGGCGGCGTGCGTCTTTGTCGATGGAACGCTTCATCTCTTCACCTCAACTCCGCCATTACTTGCCGCCCGCGCCGGTCTTGCCGACCTTCTTGCGCAGGACTTCGCCGGTGTAGCGGATGCCCTTCTGCTTGTAAGGCTCCGGCGGACGCAGGCTGCGGATGTTGGCCGCCACCTGCCCCAGCAACTGCTTGTCAATGCCGCTCAGGATGATATGGGTGTTCTTGTCCACCTTGCATTCCACGCCCGGCGGCATCATGAACTCGATGGGGTGCGAGTAGCCGAGGCTGAACATCAGCACATTGCCGCGGGCTTCGGCGCGGTAGCCGATGCCGACGATGTCCAGCTCGCGCGTGAAGCCCTGGCTGACGCCCGTGACGGCGTTGGCCGCCAGCGCGCGGGTGAGGCCGTGCAGCGCGGCGTACTCGTCGCCGTCGCGCTTCACCTCGAGCATGCCGTCGTTCTTCTCCACGCGGATGCCCTTCGGCACGGGCACAGTGAGCTTGCCCTTCGGCCCTTCGACAATCAGCTGCTCGCCGATCTGAACCTTGACGCCCGCAGGCAGCGGGATCGGCTTTTTCCCAACTCGTGACATCGTTGACTCCAGTCCGCTTTCCAGGAAACCTGTGGATTTCCAGACCTGAATTCAGCCGCGCCTCAGTAGACGCGGCACAACAGTTCGCCGCCGACGTTCTGGCGGTTCGCTTCCTTGCCCGTCATGACGCCCTTGGGCGTCGTGAGAATGCTGATGCCCAGCCCGCCGAGCACTTTGGGAATCTCGCGGCTGCCGACGTAGACGCGGCACCCGGGGCGCGAAACGCGCTCGAGGCTCGAAATCACCGGGGCGCCGTTGTCCTGATACTTCAGGTACACGCGAATGGCCTTGTGGCTGCCTTCGTCGACGATCTTGTAATTGAGGATGTAGCCCTCGTCCTTGAGAATGCGGGCGATCTCCAGCTTCAGCTTGGAGGACGGCACATCCACCTTGGGGAACTTGGCCTTCAGCCCGTTGCGGATCCGCGTGAGCATGTCGGCGATGGGATCGGAAACCATATCAGACGTTCTTCCTCGCGACTCGTGTCTGTTGCCCTCGGTTTGGCGTGCTCAGTCGCGGCTGCGGGCCGCGCTGCTGCGCCAGAATCGCACTGCCTACCAGCTGGCCTTGGTGACGCCGGGAATCTCGCCGGCGAGCGCAAGCTGGCGGAAGCAGATGCGGCAGAGTTGGAACTTGCGCAGGAACCCGCGCGGCCGGCCGCACCGCTTGCACCGGTTGCGGTGCCGCACGGCGATCTTCGGCGTCTTCTTGCCCTGGCTGCGGTCCTGCCGGATCTTCTCTTCCAGCTTCAGGTCCCGGGCGATCTTTGCTGTGGTTGCCATGTCAGGTCGTTGCCTCCCGCTCTGTCTTCATCCGCTCAGTTCTGACGGAACGGCATGCCGAGCTGCTTCAGCAGGGCCAGCGCCTCGGCGTCGGTCTTGGCCGTCGTCGTGATGCAGATGTTCATGCCCTTCACTTTTTCCACTTTTTCGTAAGAAATTTCGGGGAAGATGAACTGGTCCTTCAGGCCGAGCGTGTAATTGCCGCGGCCGTCGAAGCTGCGCGTGCTGACGCCGCGGAAGTCGCGCACGCGGGGCAGCGAAATGTTCATCAGCCGGTCGAGGAACTCGTACATGCGGTCGCCGCGCAGCGTCACCATGCAGCCGATCGACATGCCTTCGCGGAGCTTGAAGGCGGCCACCGACTTGCGGGCTTTGGTGACGACGGGCTTCTGGCCGGTGATCTGCGCCAGCTCCTGCACGGCGCCGTCCATCAGCTTGGGGTTCTGCGTGGCTTCGCCCAGGCCGATGTTGACGGTGATCTTTTCGAGCTTCGGCACCGACATCACGTTCTTGTAGCCGAACTCCTTCATCAGGGCCGGAATGACTTTCTTCTGGTAATGCTCCCTGAGTCTCGCCTTCATTGCTGCTTCCTCTCGTGCTCTCGGCCGCGGCTCACTTCTTGTCCAGGATCTCGCCGGTCTTCACGGCCACGCGGACGCGGCGCGGCTTGCCGCCCACGGTTTCCGTGCGCGTGCCGATGCGGGACGTCTTGCCGTCGCTGGTGACGATCATCACGTTCGAGACGTGGATGGGGCTTTCGCGCTCGGCGATGCCGCCCTTGATGCCGCGGGCCGGGTTGGGGCGGACGTGCTTTTTCACCATCATCACGCCCTCCACCAGGATGCGGCCGGTTTCGCGGTTCACCTCCAGCACGCGGCCGACCTTGCCCTTGTCCCGGCCGGCGATGACCTTCACGATGTCGTTCTTGCGGATGCGGATCCGCAGGGGTTTCTTCGGCTGATTGTGCCTGTTGGCAAGACGGCCGGCCATGTCAGATCACCTCCGGAGCGAGCGAAACGATTTTCATGAAGCGCTTGTCGCGCAGTTCGCGCGCCACGGGGCCGAAAACGCGCGTTCCGATGGGCTCGCCGAGATCGTTGACCAGAACGGCGGCGTTCGAGTCGAAGCGGATGTAGGTGCCGTCCTTGCGGCGCGTCTCCTTGCGCATGCGCACGATGACGCACTTGACCACTTTGCCCTTCTTGATGTTGGAGTCGGGCGCGGCTTCCTTCACGCTGGCCGTGACGATGTCGCCCAGGCCCGCCTGCAGGCCCTTGTCGCCGCCGCGGGGCAGGATGCACATCAGCTTCCGGGCGCCGCTGTTGTCGGCGACCTCGAGCATGGTTCTCATTCCGATCATGGCAGTGTCCTCGTCGTTGCTAGCGAATCCCTGTCCGGCCTATTGCTCGTCGGCGAGCTGCACGCTGGTGTCGGCGGCGCGGCGCACCACCTCGGCCAGCGTCCACCGCTTCAGCCGGCTCAGCGGGCGGCTCTCCACAATGCGCACCACGTCGCCGAGGCGGGCGGCGCCCGCCTCGTCGTGGGCGTAGAACTTCTTGCGCCGGGTCACGATCCTCTTGTAGAGCGGATGGGGCACGCGGCGGGTGACCTCGACGACGATCGTCTTGGCCATCTTCGTCGAGACCACTTCGCCCACCTTCTCGGTCCTGCGCTTCACGGGTGTTT
This DNA window, taken from Bryobacteraceae bacterium, encodes the following:
- the rpoA gene encoding DNA-directed RNA polymerase subunit alpha, producing MFKGFQKPKRLVANTETLTDRYGMFTAQPYERGFGTTIGNALRRILLSSIEGAAITAVRIEGVEHEFSPIPGVVEDATDIILNLKQIPFKMMDDGVKTLTLRTDQPGEVTSAMIETGPDVEVLDRNVHIATVSAGGSLQIEMRLKKGRGYVSRDRNFDEDLPLRYIPIDSVHSPVRKVRYSVEAARLGQMTDFDKLILEVWTNGAVSPQDAIGMAAKLLKDHMAIFINFEETPETVEETVERPVGAIYDILNRSVEELELSVRSYNCLKNANIQTIQDLIQKTEAEMLRTKNFGRKSLNEIKEILAGLGLSFGMRIDSQGRLLDPSGNPVIPGGAEPQELSE
- the rpsD gene encoding 30S ribosomal protein S4, translating into MARYTGPVCRLCRREGMKLFLKGARCHTEKCAIEKRNFPPGQHGKARRPKIIGYGLQLREKQKAKRYYGLNEVQFRNLFEKATRMKGVTGDTLLNLLERRLDNAVYRAGFGASRAMARQLVRHGHIAVNGRKVNIPSYLLRPGDVIEVREKSRKSPAILGSLEATAHLPSPNWIEVDRDNFKARILTQPAREDLVQIKLEEQMIVELYSK
- the rpsK gene encoding 30S ribosomal protein S11, which translates into the protein MAKQQPKAGKKKSFKKKEKKNVPVGICHIQATFNNTIVTFTDPAGNTVAWSSAGSLGFRGSRKGTPFAAQQASITAANRAKEAGMRQVEVRVAGPGSGRESAIRALATAGIEVKAIRDVTPIPHNGCRPPKRRRV
- a CDS encoding 30S ribosomal protein S13, with the translated sequence MARIAGVDLPARKRAEIGLTYIYGIGRARAQSILYRAGIDFNKKIADLTEEEVSRLRQIIEEEGAVEGDLRKEVSMSIKRLIEMGAYRGLRHRRGLPVRGQRTHTNARTRKGPRRGTVANKKKAGK
- the rpmJ gene encoding 50S ribosomal protein L36; the protein is MKVRASVKKICDKCKVIHRHGVVRVICKNPKHKQRQG
- a CDS encoding type I methionyl aminopeptidase; the encoded protein is MIIRKSPAELEKMRKAGLLVYEILQRLKQMVEPGVTTLDLENEAERMIRDAGAKPAFKGYYVPAAGGRYPFVLCTSVNEEVVHGMPSAKRVLKEGDIVSIDTGVSIDGYYGDSAITVPVGRISAEVQRLLDVTEESLELAIGQMKAGNRLFDVCGAIERHVTQNGFSIVREFVGHGIGASLHEEPQVPNYVDRRNENPRLKEGMVLAIEPMVNAGRPETKVLPDRWTAVTCDGSFAAHFEHTVAVTSNGPWVLTRP
- a CDS encoding adenylate kinase produces the protein MQEAGPPGSRTAVAPPWRSEPPVAQMEETIQELDSEDLSQQRPTAVILFGPPGSGKGTQARLLKAATGFPHISTGDMLRERIASGDELGLRVKDLMQAGRLVPDDAVNQLVADRIAQADCLRGFILDGYPRTLPQAAVLDTLLAERGYRHLVIHLKVDYTKVIARIAGRRVCPVCGTLYSLTSNPPRQPEVCDLDGARLVIRDDDRESVIRERLEAYERQTRPLLDYYRERRSELFEVDGSTGSPEEIFDRIRSLLKLQ
- the secY gene encoding protein translocase subunit SecY; the protein is MQKFFEALANVFRIPDLRQRVLFTLGLLAVYRLGAAIPIPGVDAIRFEEFFRRNQGTLFGFLDLFSGGQFRRLTIFALGIMPYITASIVLQLLTVVVPTLAKLQKEGELGRRKITQWTRYLTVGLSMMQSLFIATALQRQGDFVLNPGFGFIAMTMLTLTTGTAFIMWLGEQITERGIGNGMSLIIFAGIVAGLPGAIANIYQNTFVTNVWNPLQLIIILAIMVFVVAFIVLVERGERRIPVQYAKRVVGRRMMGGQSTHMPLKVNAGGVIPIIFASSLLAFPLTLQGIPFIANNKWLSGFFSSIRSGEPLYVVLFVALIIFFSFFYVSIIFNPNEAADNMRKYGGFIPGIRPGRNTAEYINRILTRITVVGGLYLALLALIPEIMIGGLKLQHLPPAALGNWIDAHFPRWLLDGLGVTFYFGGTSLLIVVGVAMDTVNQVEAQLIMRHYDGFTPRAGRIRGRRSSF
- the rplO gene encoding 50S ribosomal protein L15, translated to MDLSSLKPPKGQVKQQRRVGRGMGSGRGKYSGRGAKGQKSISGYGHMRGFEGGQMPLHRRLPKRGFSNEPFKKHFAVINVGQLEKLEGDTFTPESLMAAGVIKKLGDGLKVLGNGELTRRISVTAHLFSETALQKIQAAGGAATALGIKPRGPRPKEEKKK
- the rpmD gene encoding 50S ribosomal protein L30 encodes the protein MAEATVKIRLKGSPIGAHPDHKKIVRALGLRKLNQIVEKPDTPGFRGMVAKAPHLLEIVSGDAAERKQ
- the rpsE gene encoding 30S ribosomal protein S5, which codes for MTANRAKRIDPKTLNLKEQVVSINRVTKVVKGGKNLSFSALVVVGDADQKVVGYGKGKAREVPAAIKKAIEAAKKNLRQVNTLGNSIPHLALGRFGSGAVLLKPAPDGTGVIAGGPVRAVIEAAGIRNVLTKSLGTTNPHNVVKATINALDQLRSKAEVAALRGIQPENL
- the rplR gene encoding 50S ribosomal protein L18 codes for the protein MKRSIDKDARRRRIHVRIRRKVKGTPERPRLAVFRSLKHIYAQIIDDRAGRTLVSASSNEKGAPASGGNIAGAREVGRLVAERAREKGITRVVFDRGGYLYHGRIKALADAAREAGLEF
- the rplF gene encoding 50S ribosomal protein L6, which codes for MSRVGKKPIPLPAGVKVQIGEQLIVEGPKGKLTVPVPKGIRVEKNDGMLEVKRDGDEYAALHGLTRALAANAVTGVSQGFTRELDIVGIGYRAEARGNVLMFSLGYSHPIEFMMPPGVECKVDKNTHIILSGIDKQLLGQVAANIRSLRPPEPYKQKGIRYTGEVLRKKVGKTGAGGK
- the rpsH gene encoding 30S ribosomal protein S8 — encoded protein: MVSDPIADMLTRIRNGLKAKFPKVDVPSSKLKLEIARILKDEGYILNYKIVDEGSHKAIRVYLKYQDNGAPVISSLERVSRPGCRVYVGSREIPKVLGGLGISILTTPKGVMTGKEANRQNVGGELLCRVY
- the rplE gene encoding 50S ribosomal protein L5 is translated as MKARLREHYQKKVIPALMKEFGYKNVMSVPKLEKITVNIGLGEATQNPKLMDGAVQELAQITGQKPVVTKARKSVAAFKLREGMSIGCMVTLRGDRMYEFLDRLMNISLPRVRDFRGVSTRSFDGRGNYTLGLKDQFIFPEISYEKVEKVKGMNICITTTAKTDAEALALLKQLGMPFRQN
- the rplX gene encoding 50S ribosomal protein L24, with the protein product MAGRLANRHNQPKKPLRIRIRKNDIVKVIAGRDKGKVGRVLEVNRETGRILVEGVMMVKKHVRPNPARGIKGGIAERESPIHVSNVMIVTSDGKTSRIGTRTETVGGKPRRVRVAVKTGEILDKK
- the rplN gene encoding 50S ribosomal protein L14 — translated: MIGMRTMLEVADNSGARKLMCILPRGGDKGLQAGLGDIVTASVKEAAPDSNIKKGKVVKCVIVRMRKETRRKDGTYIRFDSNAAVLVNDLGEPIGTRVFGPVARELRDKRFMKIVSLAPEVI
- the rpsQ gene encoding 30S ribosomal protein S17 codes for the protein MSETPVKRRTEKVGEVVSTKMAKTIVVEVTRRVPHPLYKRIVTRRKKFYAHDEAGAARLGDVVRIVESRPLSRLKRWTLAEVVRRAADTSVQLADEQ